In Aquipuribacter nitratireducens, the following proteins share a genomic window:
- the nudC gene encoding NAD(+) diphosphatase: protein MALADLALSRSRLHKIGDDRATPGLLERVLGEPSTVILRVLDGRARLRDGDGPPVLHLLGGDEAVGLLDRLGGPAAAAAGGADPLAGPVPVLLGRFPEGGPRAGAAVVALLGGPDEGPDGTVGGTTARGRWSDLREVGALLDDTDAGALTEAVALEHWHRTHRRCPRCGGPTRPSAAGHERVCDADGSTHHPRHDPAVIMTVSGPDDRLLLGHQGRWPEGRFSAFAGFVEPGESLEQAVARELWEEAGVRVSAAEYLGSQPWPFPASLMLAFHVTTEDEHARPDGTEITETRWFTREGLADAVAGGEVTLPPSVSVARRLVERWFGTEIRQEGVWR from the coding sequence GTGGCCCTCGCCGACCTCGCACTCTCCCGGTCCCGGCTCCACAAGATCGGCGACGACCGCGCGACACCCGGCCTCCTCGAGCGGGTGCTGGGCGAGCCGTCCACCGTGATCCTCCGCGTCCTCGACGGCCGGGCCCGGCTCAGGGACGGCGACGGCCCGCCGGTCCTCCACCTGCTCGGCGGCGACGAGGCGGTCGGGCTGCTCGACCGGCTCGGCGGTCCCGCCGCGGCCGCCGCGGGGGGCGCCGACCCGCTCGCAGGTCCGGTCCCGGTGCTGCTCGGCCGCTTCCCCGAGGGCGGACCCCGGGCCGGTGCCGCCGTCGTCGCCCTGCTCGGGGGCCCGGACGAGGGACCCGACGGCACGGTCGGCGGGACGACGGCCAGGGGCCGCTGGAGCGACCTGCGGGAGGTCGGCGCCCTGCTCGACGACACCGACGCGGGTGCGCTCACCGAGGCGGTCGCGCTCGAGCACTGGCACCGCACCCACCGGCGCTGCCCCCGGTGCGGGGGACCCACCCGGCCGAGCGCAGCCGGGCACGAACGGGTCTGCGACGCCGACGGCAGCACGCACCACCCCCGTCACGACCCCGCGGTGATCATGACGGTGTCCGGGCCGGACGACCGGCTGCTGCTGGGGCACCAGGGTCGCTGGCCGGAAGGTCGCTTCTCGGCCTTCGCGGGCTTCGTCGAGCCCGGCGAGTCCCTCGAGCAGGCGGTCGCCCGCGAGCTGTGGGAGGAGGCGGGCGTCCGGGTCTCCGCCGCCGAGTACCTCGGCAGCCAGCCGTGGCCGTTCCCGGCGTCGCTCATGCTCGCGTTCCACGTGACGACGGAGGACGAGCACGCCCGGCCGGACGGCACGGAGATCACCGAGACCCGGTGGTTCACCCGGGAGGGGCTGGCCGACGCGGTGGCGGGCGGCGAGGTCACGCTGCCGCCGTCGGTGTCGGTCGCGCGCCGCCTCGTCGAGCGGTGGTTCGGGACGGAGATCCGTCAGGAGGGCGTCTGGCGCTGA
- a CDS encoding mycoredoxin, translating into MYSTPWCGYCRRLKSQMDREGIAYTEVDIEQVPAAAELVMKVNGGNQTVPTVVFPDGSAATNPSLAEVRARLGA; encoded by the coding sequence ATGTACTCGACGCCCTGGTGCGGCTACTGCCGCCGCCTGAAGTCGCAGATGGACCGCGAGGGCATCGCCTACACCGAGGTCGACATCGAGCAGGTACCGGCGGCCGCGGAGCTCGTGATGAAGGTCAACGGCGGCAACCAGACCGTGCCGACGGTCGTGTTCCCCGACGGCAGCGCGGCGACGAACCCGTCGCTGGCGGAGGTGCGCGCGCGCCTGGGCGCCTAG
- a CDS encoding ATP-dependent DNA helicase UvrD2 — translation MAHAPADVPALLAPLDPEQRAVAEAVRGPVCVVAGAGTGKTRAITHRVAHAVAVGATAEEHVLAVTFTARAAGEMRERLRRLGTPRVVARTFHAAALRQLQHFWPAVVGGPPPALLEHKAAVVAEAASRLGIRPDRAVVRDLSAELEWAKVSLLTPASYASAAQRLGRGEVAGQEPAVVARVLEAYEDAKTARGVIDFEDVLLLTVAMLRERDDVARQVRSRYRWFTVDEYQDVSAAQQRLLEAWVGERDDVCVVGDPNQTIYTFAGADASLLDGFARAHPGTTTVHLVRNYRSRPEVVALGNGVLGATSGVRLRAVRAGAEPGGTAPIPTAPTFTEYDDDVAEAAGVAERVAAAVAAGVPRQEVAVLVRTNGQLEVLEEALGERGIPYVVRGGERFFGRREVREAVLLLRGAAKADEPRPVADTAEGSATRDEDPALVRVVTDVLSSAGWSPDPPSGRGQVRDRWESLAALVDHARRLAAERPEAGLPDLVADLENRAAQQHAPALDGVTLATMHAAKGLEWDVVLLPGLSEGLVPVSMAATPAAVEEERRLLYVGVTRAREVAHLSWARARTPGGRGNRRPSRFLDGVRPRTAAEQAHPGRSRTHAGDGGRSGRTRRAARPALCKGCGGPLVTAAQRTAGRCPDCPPRYDAAVYEALRAWRTRTAEEAGVPAYVVFTDATLEALAERRPHEVAELVGVPGVGSVKLDRYGADVVKVVAGAG, via the coding sequence ATGGCACATGCCCCGGCCGACGTGCCCGCCCTCCTCGCGCCGCTCGACCCCGAGCAGCGCGCCGTCGCCGAGGCGGTTCGGGGCCCCGTGTGCGTGGTCGCGGGCGCGGGCACGGGCAAGACCCGCGCCATCACGCACCGTGTGGCGCACGCCGTCGCCGTCGGTGCGACGGCCGAGGAGCACGTCCTCGCCGTCACGTTCACCGCCCGCGCCGCCGGGGAGATGCGCGAGCGGCTGCGGCGGCTCGGCACGCCGAGGGTCGTCGCGCGCACCTTCCACGCCGCGGCGCTGCGCCAGCTGCAGCACTTCTGGCCGGCCGTGGTGGGGGGACCGCCCCCCGCGCTGCTCGAGCACAAGGCGGCTGTCGTCGCCGAGGCGGCGTCGCGTCTCGGCATCCGGCCGGACCGGGCGGTCGTGCGCGACCTGTCCGCCGAGCTGGAGTGGGCGAAGGTCAGCCTCCTCACCCCCGCCTCGTACGCGTCGGCCGCCCAGCGGCTCGGGCGGGGCGAGGTGGCGGGGCAGGAGCCGGCCGTGGTCGCCCGGGTCCTCGAGGCCTACGAGGACGCGAAGACCGCGCGCGGCGTCATCGACTTCGAGGACGTCCTGCTCCTCACCGTGGCGATGCTGCGGGAGCGCGACGACGTCGCGCGGCAGGTCCGCAGCCGCTACCGGTGGTTCACCGTCGACGAGTACCAGGACGTCTCCGCGGCGCAGCAGCGCCTCCTGGAGGCGTGGGTGGGGGAACGCGACGACGTGTGCGTCGTCGGCGACCCCAACCAGACGATCTACACCTTCGCCGGCGCCGACGCGTCCCTGCTCGACGGCTTCGCCCGCGCGCACCCCGGGACCACGACGGTCCACCTCGTGCGCAACTACCGCTCGCGCCCGGAGGTGGTGGCCCTGGGCAACGGGGTCCTCGGCGCCACCTCGGGCGTCCGCCTGCGGGCCGTCCGGGCCGGTGCCGAGCCGGGTGGGACCGCGCCGATCCCGACCGCGCCGACGTTCACGGAGTACGACGACGACGTCGCCGAGGCCGCGGGTGTCGCCGAACGGGTTGCGGCGGCTGTCGCGGCGGGTGTCCCCCGGCAGGAGGTGGCCGTGCTCGTGCGCACCAACGGTCAGCTCGAGGTGCTGGAGGAGGCGCTCGGCGAGCGCGGCATCCCGTACGTCGTCCGTGGCGGCGAGCGCTTCTTCGGGCGGCGCGAGGTCCGCGAGGCCGTGCTCCTGCTGCGGGGCGCCGCCAAGGCCGACGAGCCGCGGCCCGTCGCCGACACCGCCGAGGGCAGCGCCACCAGGGACGAGGACCCGGCGCTGGTCCGCGTCGTCACCGACGTGCTGTCGAGCGCGGGGTGGTCCCCCGACCCGCCCTCGGGTCGCGGGCAGGTGCGCGACCGCTGGGAGTCGCTCGCCGCCCTCGTCGACCACGCCCGTCGCCTCGCGGCGGAGCGGCCGGAGGCGGGGCTGCCCGACCTCGTCGCCGACCTGGAGAACCGCGCGGCCCAGCAGCACGCGCCCGCCCTCGACGGCGTCACCCTCGCGACCATGCACGCGGCGAAGGGCCTGGAGTGGGACGTGGTCCTGCTGCCCGGCCTCTCCGAGGGGCTCGTGCCCGTGTCGATGGCCGCGACCCCCGCAGCGGTCGAGGAGGAGCGACGGCTGCTCTACGTCGGCGTCACGCGGGCGCGGGAGGTCGCGCACCTGTCGTGGGCGCGGGCCCGCACCCCCGGCGGGCGCGGGAACCGCCGCCCGTCGCGCTTCCTCGACGGGGTCCGGCCCCGGACGGCCGCGGAGCAGGCGCACCCCGGTCGGTCGCGGACCCACGCGGGCGACGGCGGACGGTCCGGGCGCACCCGACGGGCCGCACGCCCCGCGCTGTGCAAGGGCTGCGGGGGACCGCTCGTCACCGCCGCCCAGCGCACGGCGGGACGCTGCCCCGACTGCCCACCCCGCTACGACGCGGCCGTGTACGAGGCGCTGCGCGCCTGGCGGACCAGGACGGCGGAGGAGGCGGGCGTGCCCGCCTACGTCGTCTTCACCGACGCCACCCTCGAGGCCCTCGCGGAGCGCCGACCTCACGAGGTCGCGGAGCTCGTCGGGGTCCCGGGGGTCGGTAGCGTCAAGCTCGACCGGTACGGCGCCGACGTCGTCAAGGTGGTCGCCGGGGCCGGCTGA
- a CDS encoding WhiB family transcriptional regulator, translating to MDPTTTDTDHPVPWRELPCRVNDPELWFAERPDDVEHAKALCTACPLARSCLAGALQRREPWGVWGGQLVLAGVVVPRKRPRGRPRKDAVA from the coding sequence CTGGACCCGACCACAACCGACACCGACCACCCCGTCCCCTGGCGCGAGCTGCCCTGCCGGGTCAACGACCCGGAGCTGTGGTTCGCCGAGCGGCCCGACGACGTCGAACACGCCAAGGCGCTGTGCACCGCGTGCCCGCTCGCGCGCTCGTGCCTCGCCGGCGCGTTGCAGCGGCGCGAGCCGTGGGGCGTGTGGGGAGGGCAGCTGGTGCTGGCCGGTGTCGTCGTCCCCCGCAAGCGGCCCCGCGGCCGTCCCCGCAAGGACGCCGTCGCCTGA
- a CDS encoding ABC1 kinase family protein, with protein sequence MSDLPRRTVARTARLAALPLGIAGRAALGIGKRVGGRSAEAVAAEMQARTAEQIFRTLGELKGGAMKFGQALSIFEAGLPEELAGPYRATLTKLQNAAPPMPSSTVHAVMAEELGRRWRSRFADFDDRPAAAASIGQVHRAVWQDGTPVAVKVQYPGAGEALISDLEQVARAGRLGASWIPGLDIGPILDELRSRMAEELDYELEARNQQQFAEAFDGHPVFAVPRVLAGGERVIVSEWLSGTGMAEVIASGDQEQRDRVARHYAELLLAGPRDAGLLHADPHPGNFMLTDDGRFGVLDFGAVKQLPEGMPPEIHVLLHRALAGDADGVLVGLREAGFVKPEIDIDAPSLLAYLEPFLAPARVDEFRFSRQWLRDLVAHINDPRRPTWSVGLRLNLPPEYLLIHRVWLGGIGVLCQVGGVIPVLDVLEEYLPGFERP encoded by the coding sequence GTGAGCGACCTGCCCCGTCGGACCGTCGCCCGCACGGCCCGCCTGGCGGCCCTGCCCCTCGGCATCGCGGGACGCGCCGCGCTCGGCATCGGCAAGCGCGTGGGCGGACGCTCCGCGGAGGCCGTCGCCGCCGAGATGCAGGCCCGCACCGCCGAGCAGATCTTCCGCACCCTCGGCGAGCTCAAGGGCGGGGCGATGAAGTTCGGGCAGGCGCTCAGCATCTTCGAGGCGGGTCTGCCGGAGGAGCTCGCCGGGCCGTACCGCGCGACGCTGACGAAGCTGCAGAACGCGGCGCCCCCGATGCCGAGCAGCACCGTGCACGCCGTCATGGCGGAGGAGCTGGGCCGGCGCTGGCGTTCCCGCTTCGCGGACTTCGACGACCGCCCGGCGGCCGCGGCCTCGATCGGCCAGGTCCACCGCGCCGTGTGGCAGGACGGCACACCGGTCGCGGTCAAGGTCCAGTACCCCGGCGCCGGGGAGGCGCTCATCAGCGACCTCGAGCAGGTCGCCAGGGCCGGGCGCCTCGGCGCCTCCTGGATCCCCGGCCTCGACATCGGCCCCATCCTCGACGAGCTGCGCTCCCGCATGGCGGAGGAGCTCGACTACGAGCTCGAGGCCCGCAACCAGCAGCAGTTCGCCGAGGCGTTCGACGGGCACCCGGTGTTCGCCGTCCCGCGGGTGCTCGCGGGCGGCGAACGCGTCATCGTGTCGGAGTGGCTGTCGGGCACGGGGATGGCCGAGGTCATCGCCTCCGGCGACCAGGAGCAGCGCGACCGCGTCGCCCGGCACTACGCCGAGCTGCTGCTGGCGGGCCCGCGGGACGCCGGGCTCCTCCACGCCGACCCGCACCCCGGCAACTTCATGCTCACCGACGACGGGCGCTTCGGCGTGCTCGACTTCGGCGCCGTCAAGCAGCTGCCGGAGGGGATGCCGCCGGAGATCCACGTCCTGCTGCACCGGGCCCTGGCCGGAGACGCCGACGGCGTGCTCGTGGGCCTGCGGGAGGCGGGCTTCGTCAAGCCGGAGATCGACATCGACGCCCCCTCGTTGCTGGCGTACCTGGAACCGTTCCTCGCCCCCGCCCGCGTCGACGAGTTCCGCTTCAGCCGCCAGTGGCTGCGGGACCTCGTCGCCCACATCAACGACCCTCGCCGCCCGACGTGGTCGGTGGGGCTGCGGCTCAACCTGCCGCCGGAGTACCTGCTGATCCACCGCGTGTGGCTGGGCGGCATCGGGGTGCTGTGCCAGGTGGGCGGCGTCATCCCGGTCCTCGACGTGCTCGAGGAGTACCTGCCGGGCTTCGAGCGACCGTGA
- a CDS encoding enoyl-CoA hydratase/isomerase family protein, whose protein sequence is MDATTRQPADPDRTPRVLVRRDTDDAGVVVLTLSDPDRRNAMTLELTRSWRQALAQVRGDDTVRAVVVMGAGSAFSSGGDLSWLGDDTGPGAPVDDLRRRMGGYYAEWLAVRDLAVPVVAAVNGPAVGAGVGLLLACDLRVAARSAHLSVPFTGLGLHPGMGLTHTLVAAVGLTAAQDLLLTGRRVGAEEAQRLGLVTAVHADDAVLGAALALARTVAGHAPVATRLTVAALRAGGHADLPSATRWEALAQSVTLATGDAAEGLRAAAQRRAPRFTGR, encoded by the coding sequence GTGGACGCGACGACGCGGCAGCCGGCCGACCCCGACCGCACACCGCGCGTGCTCGTGCGGAGGGACACCGACGACGCGGGTGTCGTCGTGCTCACGCTGTCCGACCCCGACCGGCGCAACGCCATGACACTCGAGCTCACGCGCTCGTGGCGGCAGGCGCTCGCGCAGGTCCGCGGCGACGACACCGTGCGGGCCGTGGTCGTGATGGGCGCCGGGAGCGCCTTCAGCTCCGGCGGCGACCTCTCGTGGCTCGGTGACGACACCGGACCGGGCGCGCCCGTCGACGACCTGCGCCGCCGGATGGGCGGCTACTACGCGGAGTGGCTCGCCGTGCGGGACCTCGCCGTGCCGGTCGTCGCCGCGGTCAACGGTCCCGCCGTGGGCGCCGGGGTGGGTCTCCTGCTGGCGTGCGACCTCCGTGTCGCCGCCCGCTCCGCGCACCTGTCGGTGCCGTTCACCGGCCTCGGCCTCCACCCGGGCATGGGCCTCACCCACACCCTCGTCGCGGCCGTCGGGCTCACCGCCGCCCAGGACCTCCTCCTCACCGGGCGCCGCGTCGGGGCGGAGGAGGCCCAGCGGCTCGGGCTCGTCACCGCCGTGCACGCCGACGACGCCGTCCTCGGGGCGGCGCTCGCGCTGGCGCGCACGGTCGCCGGCCACGCGCCGGTCGCCACCCGGCTCACCGTCGCGGCTCTGCGGGCCGGCGGGCACGCCGACCTGCCCTCCGCCACCCGCTGGGAGGCCCTCGCGCAGTCCGTCACGCTCGCCACCGGTGACGCCGCCGAGGGGCTGCGCGCGGCCGCGCAGCGCCGCGCGCCGCGCTTCACGGGCCGCTGA